Below is a window of Fibrobacter sp. UWR2 DNA.
CAAGGATATCGACCTATCAGAGTTGGAAGTTTTTATCATCAGCATCACTCTACCAAGTATGTAACACTGGTTTGAGAAGGAAACTTTATTTCGCACTATATTAATAAAGTTAATACGATTTAAGCAATCAATAAAGGATGACAGTTTTTCAAGATTTAGTCTTATTTCTTGCTCATTTGTATTTTTTGATTTCAAGTCGAACAAGAGTAGCAGCAAATCAATGCAATAGTCCTTCTTCAGCAAGCCTTCTGTAAACTTGAATTTCGAGTAATGAGTAGCCATGTTTCGTTCTTCATTCAAGTATACACTGCTTGTAAAATTTGAATAAAGTTGCCTATAATAGTTGTCATAGGAGAATATTATTTTACCGCATTCCAATTGCAATAGCTTCGTATCGGTCTCTGGGAATACTTTACATGTAACTGTTCTAGAAAAGAACTGGTTTTCAAATGTTGGACTTTTTTGCGCAAGGCTAATTGAGAAACCGTTGTCAATATTTTCCATCAACTCCGTTTCTTTTAATAACTTTTTATCCCTCCTCTTCGCTAGGGATTCCAGTTCCTTGAAATCCTTGGAATAATAGCCAAATGTCTTATCTCGCTGCGCATCTATAAAGTTGATTATTTGGATCAAGGTTGTATACCGAGGTTCTCTTGCATAGGAATTAATGCTATGTATTAAGAATAGAGCCGTCTCGGTCGGATGGAAAGCGGTTTTCTGAAATTTTTCAAAATCAATGGTTACAGAACTCTTTGGAAGTGATTTAGACAAGATTTCATTGAATATGACAGTCTGTTTTTTTGTCGATTTCCACGAACCATCATAGAGTGCTTCATACAATAAATCCTTAATTCTAAGGGTATAAAAAGAATCATTTGGAGGAAATGTCGTCTTTTGATCAATGTCCTTGACAAAATCAAATAACGCGAAGAAGAACATCTTCTGCAACCGTAGTAAAGCCTCCCTCTCTATATACTTCTTTTGTATAACCTCCTGAAAATCAGTATTCTTCCATGTAGCCACAACAACAGACGCACTAGGAGAAATATTAATCTGCTTTGTTGCAGCCTTTGGAGTGTTTGCTTCTTCTAGAAACAGCTTGCAATACTTTTTATATTCAAAGAAATGAGACGTCCAATAAAGTAAGAACGAAATACACGGCCATTTTTGAAATAAGGTTTTGTCAAAAGAAAAAACGTTTCTGAAAACTTTGCCCAATGCGACAGGATTGACGTTTTTCTCTATTCCATATGCCGCCTTCACTAGTGAAATAAAGTTCATCAACTTATTTCGTTTGCCTTTATTATAATCTGTATCAACAATTCTACTTCTGTCCTTACTTAAATATATAGGATAATTGATAGCGGCGCATATAACCGTTATATTTATTATTTCATTCACGCTTTCAATGGTTGAATAAAAAGCACTTCTTTTTTCTTCATATTTCAAATGCCGGAAAGCTCCATGCTTTTCACTATTGAGTTGAGCAAATTCCGCCTGTGTCCTGTTTGACTTTCTCATGAAATCAAAAAAATACGCAATTATATAGTCATTTATATTCTTGAATAGATATTCCTCGTTACAAACATAAGCACAGTATGTTTCTAGTTCAGATACATTTAGATGATTTTTGCGACGGTCAGATCTATGATTTTGCTTGTTATATAGCCATAATTCAAAAGGGTAATATTCTTCGGTGCATTCTCCAGTCAATACAAAATTCTTATACTCCTGTAGCCTAGCGTTATACCAGGGGTCATCAAAAGTCAATGGCGTGTGAATGACATCGAAATCTTCGTCAGAGTCTATTCCAAATTCGAAAAATGCAAAATTAATAAAGTTTCTTTTTTCATATTCAGAAATTGTCAAAATGCACTGGGCAATTATTTTCTTTACCTCGTTTATTGCGTTTCTTATTTTGTCGTTCAGCAATGAATTTGAGTGATGATGTTTGGTAATAAAAATAAGCAAACTATATAGGCAGAAGAACAAATCTGAAGCAAAGTCATAGTATTCTCGGAAGAGAAGTCTGTTGTCATCTTCGCTAACGTTATCATCCCATTGCGGGAATGCGACTTTCTTTATCTTTTTAAGAGATTGCAATGTTGCTATGTAGAAAAGATTAAAGAAATTAACTGAATACCCAAATCCATCTGCAATCAAGATCCTATTACGGATTTTTAAATCGCCACAATTCTTGTGAATCTCGATAATATGACGGTAGCACTCCAGAAGGTCACTATGCGCCTTGCCGATGATCTCTAAAGATAGATCGATAGCGTCTTTGCCTTGATTTTGCCCATCCATAATTCATTTCCCTTACATTTACTGTTTAACCATAGACTTACACTTGTAAATCTATCCTTTTTTGCCTAGGAATGGAGAGCAAAAAAACGCATTTCTCCATTCAACGGAGAAATGCATCGTTCTTTATTGCACCTATCTAGCTACAACTAAAGAATGAACGGGCAATAGGGAACGTTCACCAGGCAGGGACCAAGCTGGCCATCGGCGGCACATGGCCCAACATCAAGCGCACAGGCGTTTCCGAGGCAGCCCTTTGCTGCACACGCTCCAGTAGCGGCTGCGCATGCATCTCCAACGCAGCCTGCGCCAGCACACACATCTGCTTTTGCTCCACAGGCATCCCCCGTACAACCTGTTCCCGTCCCGGCCCCTGCATGGCCGCCACAGCCCTCGACAGCGCACGCTTCTGCAGCACAGGCATTCGCGTCTGCAGCGCATGCCGCGCCTCCACATGCATCGCCACCACAAGCGCTTGCTTTCGCTCCACATGCAGCACCGCCACACGCATCGGCAGCGCAAGCACCTGCATATCCACCGCAGACATAGCCACCACACACGTTAGTCGGGCAAGCCGTCGCATCGGCTGCGCAACCCGCGCCAGCGCACGATCCGCGAAGAAGTGTCCGGGACTTCTTTTGGAAAGGTATCACGACCACCTTGTTACCGTCCAAATCGATCTGGACATTTTTCAGAACAGAAATCAAATCAACAATCTTATTGATTTCCTTCAGCTGTTCCACCAAGACGACAGGCGAACCCTTGCAGGTAGCCGTTGTTCCATCCGGAGTTACCGAAAAGCAGATGATTTCGTTTTTGCGGGTACGTGCGCGAAGGGTCAAATCTAGCCCCTGCGTGATGTAGCCGTTTCTGTCTACTTGATTGATTTCCTTCATATCATGACTCCTTTTATTAATGGTGAAATTTTTTTAGATAGAGGCGCAGTCTATTTTCCAAATCGAACTTGATCGATGGGCATGGCGTAAGGGCCGAGTTTCCCGAATAGTTTTCCTTGAACAAGAAACGGTACGTACACATTCCCATGCAATTTGGCATAATCCTGCAATCCAGGCATTCCTGTTCTACAAAAGGAGACCAAGACGTCCAATCCTTCCCTGCGTCCCTTAGATTGAATTTCTCGTCAGCTATGTTCCCAATTTTGTACTTGTCTACAGAAACAGTTTCCCAACATTTGTGAATATCGCCGTTCGGGCAGATTACAAGGCCGTTCTCCTTGGCCGCCCCACAGACTCCCATTAAATGAGGCGGCAGCGTAATGTTGCACAAGCCATTCTTATAGGCATACTCAATGAGCTTGGTTTCGATTTCTGCATAATGAAGCGCCTCCAAGGTATAAGCCGAAACATGCTTACACATTGTTGTCGACGCATGAATCGGGGCAAAGTACATCGAAATATTTTTAACGCCCTTCAGTTCACGGGCGACTTCATCAATCAGCCTATAGCATTGCGCTTCGTTGCGGGAATCCACATTCACGCGGAATGTCGTCGCAATAGGTGATTCTGATTGATATTTCCTTACGTTCTCCATTATCACATCAAAAGACCCACGATTATCCGACTTGAAGAAGCGGACCTTATCGTGAACATCCTTAGGCCCATCAAGCGTTATCTGAATCCAGGAAATTCGGCATTCCCTAAAGGCGTCCATATTTTCGGACTTGAGCAGGGATCCATTGGTGATTATGGAGGCCTTGTACGCGATACCCTTCTTTGTACACAGGTCAATCATTCGCCTAGATAAGCCCCTTATAACGTCCATTCCAAGCGTAGGCTCGCCACCAAACCAGGTCACATTCAGATTTTGAAGTTCCGTACAGTTAGATTCCAGCCAATGCATAACGCCATCCTGCGTTTTTGCATTCATAATGGAACTTTTCTTGTCGGCACCTTCGAAGCAGTAATTGCAATTAAAGTTGCACGAAAGAGTCGGAAGAATTGTCATTGTCAATGACTGCTTCCCTGTTTTCACCGACAAAAACTTCTCTTTTATTCGTTCGCGCTCATCGGCATCGACAGGAATTATGAAATTATTGATTAGGCACCTATCCAAGAAATCAAGCTTTGAAGCCTCCAAGTCAGCAGGGACGCCCTCACTAACAATTTTCTCCAGAAAGTCATACTCGTCGTGCGATAAAACCGCAAGGGAGTTGCCCAAAGTATTATACACTGCAATGTCATCGCCTTCGGCGATAAGGATATTGTATCTTGAAAAGTTGTATTTGGTCATAATAAGTTTAGATGAAAAATTTCGTACAAACTTAATAATATTTTTGTAACGTATTATGACACGGCAAGTAAGCCCATTTTTGCCAAAAGTTTATCATAACCAAACAATGTTCAACGCCAATTGAATATGGGCAAGCAATTGTAATTTGTATGTATTACTTTAGATAAGTTAATTTTCGCCCGTATTTTTTTGTAATTTTTTCAACACATTGGTTTTTAGGCGAATTTGAAGGTCAGAATGCCGTATTTTTTGTATTCGGATATTCCATCGGCCTACTTAAAAACATACCCCACGCCGAATTTTGCGGCATAGTGGCGGTAGTCGGGGTTCACGAGGGTCATCGCAACGCCCCCGCTCACTTCCCAGTGGGTGTTGAATCGATACCCGGCCATAATGTAATGCGTGTCTATCGACGGTGTGGCAAGGCCCTCATCGCCAGCCTCGACGGCCGGGGAATACGAGCTCAGGCTATAGCTCAAGAAAAAGTCCTCGATCATGATAGTCGCATACAAGCCCATGAATAGCGAGGCGTAAAAATCGGTATCCGTCCCGCCGATAGATTTCCAGTCATCACTGTCGGAGCACGGGTAAACATCGCACTCTTCGCCGTCCACGGTTATCGTGGTATACTGGTGGAATGTGCCCATAAATATGCCGGCTTCGAAAAATCTCGTGTTGAAACCAAGTTTCAGGTGGTGGTAAATTCCGTCATCGTAACCGACGCCCAGGCCCCAAATAAAAAAACTCGTTTTCTGGAACCATTCGAACGATGCGTTCAGATCACTGCCGCCCAATTCGTAGATTCCTTTCGCGGTGAATTCCCGAGTGGGCTGCATCAGCGAATCGGCGCTGTAGTTCGAATACGACCCGCTCACCACCATGGTTTCCTTCGGGCTGAAAAGGTACGACCCGGAAAAACGGAATGTCGAGGAATGGGGTTCGAGGTACCCGCGTACGCCTTCGACTTCGGGAGCCTCGGCTGCATCGACGTGGAAACTGGTAATACGCGTACGCGTACACCCCGTGGCAAGTAGGCACAGGGCAAGACATACGGATATGTACACCATTCGTCTCATGGGAGCTCCTTCTAATACTATATCTAATATTATATAATTTTTTTATGACATTGGATAGCCCAAGCGCATTTTCTATATTTTAGTCCACTATGACCGCGGACGAACTCTTCAACAGATTGAACAAGATCCAGCCGGGTGCGGTGCTCTGCCACTACACCCGTGAAAAAGTCGAACAGATGCTCCCGCTGATCAACGAGATCAACGAGCGCAAGAAAGACCAGGATACTGTCATCCTCGCGCACAGCTACTGCGCACCGGAAATCGTGCTCGGTGTCGCCGACTACACGGGCGACAGCTACAAGCTGAGCGAAGACGCCACGAAGGTCCCACAGAAGACAATCCTCTTCTCCGCAGTCCGCTTCATGGGCGAGACGGCCAAGATCCTGAGCCCCGAAAAAGACGTGCTCATCCCGGGCAAGCTCACGGGCTGCAGCCTCGCCGATTCCATTACCGGCAAGGACGTGCAGGCGCTGCGCGAAAAGTACCCGGAACACGCCTTCATCTGCTACATCAACACCACGGCCGACGTGAAGGCGGCCTGCGACGTGTGTGTCACGAGCGGCAACGTGATGAAGATCGTGGAAGCCTACCCCAACGACAAGATTTGCTTTGTGCCCGACAAGCTCATGGGCCAAAACATCAAGAACGAGATGGAAAGCCGCGGCGTCAAGAAGGACATCGTACTCTACAACGGCAGCTGCTACGTGCACGAGACGTACGATGCCGAACTCATCCAGTTCTTCCGCAGCCAGAATCCGGGCCTCAAGGTGGTGAGCCACCCCGAATGCAACCCCTCTGCGGCGTTCTACAGCGACTTCGTGGGCAGTACCGGCCAGATGGTCAAGTACATCGATGGCCTGCCGCCCAAGAGCAAGGTCCTGCTCCTTACGGAATGCGGGCTCAATGCACGCATGCACTACGAGCACCCCGACATGGAATTCATCGGGAGCTGCAGCATGTGCAAGTACATGAAGTCTAACTCCCTCGAGAACATCCTCGAGACACTCCGCCACCCCGAACAGGCGAACCGCGTGGAACTCGACGAAGATACGCGCGTGAAGGCGAAGAAGTGCATCGACGCGATGTTCCACTACGCGAACCTCTAGGCGGTAAACACATGGCAAAGAAGGTAGCAGTCGGGCTTTCCGGCGGTGTCGATTCGGCACTCGCGGCTTACCTACTAAAACAGCAGGGATATGAAGTCGTCGGCGTTACCATGGCCACATGGGACGGTTCCCTCAACATACCGCACGTAGAAGGCCGCGAGGGCTGCTTCGGCCCTGGCGAGGACATAAGCATCGCCGAAGCGAAGACCGTCGCCGACCGTCTGGGCGTGCCGCATTACGTTGTCCGTGTTTCCGAGGAATACAAGCGCCAGGTGCTCGACTACTTCCGCGCCGAATACCGCGCGGGCCGCACGCCGAACCCGTGCGTGCGTTGCAACCAGAATATCAAATTCGGCGCACTCCACATGGCAGCCCGCCGCATGGGCATTGCCTTCGACTACTTTGCCACCGGGCACTACGCCCGCCTCGATTTCAAGAACCCCGACGAGCCGTTCCTGTATGCGGCGCTCGACCACAGCAAAGACCAGACGTACTTCCTCTCGCGCCTTACCGCAGAGCAACTCTCCACGGTAATCTTCCCGCTGGGCGGCATGACGAAGGTACAGGTCAAAGAACTCGCGAAAGAAATCGGCTGGGACGACTATGCCACCAAAAAAGAAAGCCAGGACTTCTTGGAATGCGGCGACTACTCCGTACTCTTCGACGAATCCGACAACGTGCCGGGTGACTTCGTAGACATGCAGGGAAAGGTGCTCGGCCAGCACAAGGGCATAGTGCACTACACCATCGGGCAGCGCAAGGGCCTGAACATCGGTGGCCAGCCGGAACCGCTCTTCGTGGTGTCCATCGATGCGAAGAAGAACCAGGTGGTGCTCGGCCCCCGCAGCGCTCTCAGCTGCACCGAAGTCTCGGGCGTGGAACTCAACCTGATGGTATCCGAAACCTCGCCGCTCTTGAAGGGCGAACTGACGGCGCACATCAGGCTCGGCCACAGGGGCGCCGTCGCGCGGATTGTCGCGCTCGACACTGCCGCCGGTACCATCCGCGTGCGGTTCGACGAACCGCAGTTCGCCTCCGCACCGGGCCAGATTCTGGTGCTCTACGCCGGCGACGGCATCGTCGCATCGGCAATTATCGCCTAAAAACACGAAGTTTTCTGTTTTTTTTCGTACGTTTCGGTCAATTTCATAATAAATTTTATACAACGGAACATTCTATACGGAATTTCCCGTTTATGTGTATGCCAGAGGTTGTTGATGAAATGGACTTCGATTTCTAAGTCGAGACAGATTCTATGGGCCATGGGGCTCATTCTTGTCGGTATTCTCATCAATATCATCCCTTCGAAAATAGTCCTCTTTTTTGATATCCCTATTTTCGCGGATTCCATCGGAACCATTCTCGCCGCCATGCTGGGCGGTACGCTCCCCGCCGTAATTGTCGGGTTCTTCTCCAATGCGTTCAACGGCATTTCCGACCTCACCACCCTCTATTACGGTATCATCAGCATCCTCATAGGCGTCGCCGCTACGCAGTTCCAACAAAGGGGCTACTTCCGTAGCGCACTCAAGGCGTGCATCACCGTAATCGCGTTCGCCGCCCTGGGCGGCATCCTCGGTTCCATCCTCACCTACTTCCTGTACGGCTACGATTTCGGCGAGGGCATCTCGGCGCCATTCTCCATCGCCATCCACAACAACCTCGGATTCAGCAAGTTCTTCGCTCAGCTCACGGCCGACTTCGTCATCGACATCATCGACAAGTCCATCGTCGTCGCCATCGCGATTATCGCGCACAGGAAGATTCCTCTCAAGCTTAAACACCTCTACAGCCACGTATTCCTGTTCGACCCGAACCTGGCCGAACACATGCGCCAGATCGGCAGCTACCACATCAAGCGCTCGTTGCTCCGCAAGGTCGTCTTCATCGTCATCATCGCCGAGATCCTCCTGGGCGCGCTCGCGAGCATTACAGGGTTCGTCCTCTACAGGCAGGTTTCCATAGGCAAGTTCGTGGATATCGCACACGGCCTTACCGAAGCCGCCTCGGTAGCGATAGACGCAGACCGCGTAGACGAGTTCATTGCGGAAGGCTAAAAGGCTCCGGGCTATACCGAAATAGAATCGAAACTGTACAAGATAAGGAACGGGTTCCCGCAGGCGCTCTACCTGTACGTGTACAAGATTCTCGAAGACGGCTGCCACGTGGTATTCGACCTCGATGCGACCGACGGCGAGGAGGGTGGCGAGCCGGGTGCAGTCATCCCCTTCGACCCGACATTCGTGCCCTACCTGCCTAAACTGCTCAACGGCGAATCCATCGAGCCGATTATCTCCGACGACCAGTACGGCTGGCTACTCACCGTATACAAGCCGCTCAAGAATTCCGCGGGCAAGACGGTCGCCTATGTCGCCGCCGACATCTCCATGGGCGAAATCCTCATCGACCAGGCGAAGTTCTTCATCAAGCTCCTCTCGATGTTCTTCGGGCTTTCAATTATCATCATGAGTATCGTGCTCGAACTCGTGCACCGCGGAATCGTGAACCCCGTAAACCGCATGGCATCGGGCGCCATACACTTCGCCTACAACTTGGAACAGAGCCGCGTGAGCAGCGTCCAGGAACTCGATTCCCTCAACATTACCACGGACGACGAAATCGAATACCTGTACAAGGCGCTCATCAAGACCTGCAAGGACTCGGTGGAATTCATCGAAAGACTCGAGAAGGCAGCCGAGCGCATCACCCGCATGCAGGACGAAATTATTATCAACTTCGCAGAAATGGTCGAAGCGCGCGATACCAGTACGGGTAACCACATTAAGAAAACTGCATTCTACGTGGAGGCCATCGCGAAGGAGCTGCAGCGCGAAGGCAAGTTCAGCGAAATTCTCGACGACGCGTACATCGCAAAGCTCAAGCGTTCCGCGCCTCTCCACGACATCGGCAAGATCGCCGTGTCCGACCTCATTCTGAATAAGCCGGGCAAGCTTACCGACGAAGAATTCGCCATCATGAAGAGCCATACCACCGAAGGCTGGCATATTCTCGAAAAGATCGAAGAAAACGCAAGCGATTCCATGGATGACGATTACCTCAAGGAAGCTACCGAGATGGCGCACTACCACCACGAAAAGTGGGACGGCACAGGGTACCCCACCGGAATCAAGGGCAACGGAATCCCGCTGTCGGCGCGCATCATGGCGGTGGCCGACGTGTTCGACGCGCTCGTGGCCGAACGCATCTACAAGAAGCCCTTCACCTACGAGAAGGCGATGGCCATCATCACCGAGGGCGCAGGCAAGCACTTCGACCCTGTGGTAGTCGAGGCCTTCAGCCACATCTCCGAGGAACTCTACGCCCAGCGCACCGTGCTCGACGATATAGTTACGCACAAGCACGATGATGCCGCAAAGGGCTAGACCGCAACGCCCTGCGGTTATCGCCGAATCAAATTAAAACACCGACCGCTCCTGCGGCCGGTGAATTTTTTCAATCGGAAGTGTCGACTACATCGTGGACTTCACGAACTTGAGGACATCCTTCTTGACCCTCTTGTATTCGTCTTCCCAGATCTTGGCAACCTTGTCGACGAGAGTAAGGTCATCCATCGCATACTTCTTGTCCACCTTCGGCGCGACACGGTAAACATTGTCTTCACCGATGTTCGCGCAGGCTTCGAAGTAGTTCGAGTTGCCCGTACGTGCAATCCAGTCATCCATGATGTATTCGAGCCAGCCCAGAGCGTTCTTTTTCGCGGGGGCCTTGTTCGGGGTAATCATGCCGGTATTGAACGTGAGGATCTTGATACCGTCGGCAAAGAGGTCGCGGTACTTCTTCTTGCTTGCGCAGAGATTCTTGAGGCCGGACTGCAGCACCATGATGGGGTCGTTCGCCCACATGCCGCCATCGCAGAAGACCTTGCCATCAAGAGTCAGCGTGTCGAAATAGGTCGGCGCGGAGCAACTCGAAAGGATGGCGTAGGCGCGGTCCATCCAGGTGTCGGTGCGGTCCCACACCTTCTCTACGCTTTCACCGTTCATGTAGGTGGTCGGGATGTAGATGGGCTTGTTGAACTTGTCCATCTTGCCCGGGAAGTTCTCGTACAGGAGCTTCTTGAGGCCGGAATTGTCGTAGCGGTAGTAGTTCGAACGGGCAATCGGCGGAAGCGTACCGGATTTCTTCTTGAAAATCTTCTCGAGATTCGCCTTGTACAGGTCAAAGAGCGTCTGGGCCGTCATGCCCTCACAAAGTCCACTCGCAATAATCGAGCCGGTAGAAGTGCCCGCGAATGCTTCGCTCACATCGGCGAGGTTTGCACCCAGATCCTTTTCGAGCAGGCTCATGAACTTGAGGGGACCAATACCGAGGGCGCCGCCGCCACAAACGGAAATGACGAGTTTCTTCACTAGTGTTGCCTCCTTTTATTTTATCGGGAACTTTCCCTTGTTTGCAACTCCGTATAAAATAAATACTACGGATAAACGAGGCAATTAGTTTTTTGTAAACAAATACAAACTAAAATGTAATATACACCAAACAAAAAAGCAGGGAGCGGTCGGCTTCCTGCTTAAAGTTCTTGGCAACCTAGGGGCTAGCGGAACTCGTAGACCTTCGTCGCGAGCACGACCTCGCCGCTACGCATGTTGACCTTGATCTTGACCGTGGTCATCTTGCCGCGCGGAATCTGGACCGTCGCACTGTAGCCGATACCCGTTTCCGAAGGCACGTACTTCGTCTCGAACTTCTGGCCGGCGACGACAACGTCTACGGACCGGATCTGGGACGGGTCGTTGTTGAGGACCTTCTCAACATCGAATATAAGTTCCGGGTACATCGACGCACCCTGCGAAACCTTCTTCTTGATAACTTCCTTGGCGCCACCGCGCACGCTCACGTGTACGCCCGTCTTGGGGTAGCACTGCAGTTCGCGCTCGATGACTCCATTGAATTCCGGGCTGTTCTCGGGCACAAACTTGTACTTGTGAGTTCCCGGGACAAGCTTGAGGACCGCCGCCGGATTATCCCTCTCGAGCATGAGTTCCTTCACGAGGCTATCGCGCACATAGATCGAGAGCTTGCCCTCGTTGTCGGTATAGCCGCTAGTGGTGTACAGCGCCTCGCACTTGTTTATGTCGGACTTCATGATCTTCACGGTGCGGTCAAGCCTGTAGTTGAACGCGATGCTGCCGCATTCGAACGTCGTATGTTCCACGGAGCAAAGCGCATCGAACTTCTTTGCGCCAAGCGCGCCACGGCTCCACCTGGGCACGAAGCGCATACGCTTGCCGTCGGAGGTGTGGCGTTCGGAACCGATGGCCACCTGCATGCCGTCGGTACAGGTCGCGAAGATCTCTATGCTGTCGGCGCCCACCA
It encodes the following:
- the mnmA gene encoding tRNA 2-thiouridine(34) synthase MnmA; this encodes MAKKVAVGLSGGVDSALAAYLLKQQGYEVVGVTMATWDGSLNIPHVEGREGCFGPGEDISIAEAKTVADRLGVPHYVVRVSEEYKRQVLDYFRAEYRAGRTPNPCVRCNQNIKFGALHMAARRMGIAFDYFATGHYARLDFKNPDEPFLYAALDHSKDQTYFLSRLTAEQLSTVIFPLGGMTKVQVKELAKEIGWDDYATKKESQDFLECGDYSVLFDESDNVPGDFVDMQGKVLGQHKGIVHYTIGQRKGLNIGGQPEPLFVVSIDAKKNQVVLGPRSALSCTEVSGVELNLMVSETSPLLKGELTAHIRLGHRGAVARIVALDTAAGTIRVRFDEPQFASAPGQILVLYAGDGIVASAIIA
- a CDS encoding radical SAM protein, whose translation is MTKYNFSRYNILIAEGDDIAVYNTLGNSLAVLSHDEYDFLEKIVSEGVPADLEASKLDFLDRCLINNFIIPVDADERERIKEKFLSVKTGKQSLTMTILPTLSCNFNCNYCFEGADKKSSIMNAKTQDGVMHWLESNCTELQNLNVTWFGGEPTLGMDVIRGLSRRMIDLCTKKGIAYKASIITNGSLLKSENMDAFRECRISWIQITLDGPKDVHDKVRFFKSDNRGSFDVIMENVRKYQSESPIATTFRVNVDSRNEAQCYRLIDEVARELKGVKNISMYFAPIHASTTMCKHVSAYTLEALHYAEIETKLIEYAYKNGLCNITLPPHLMGVCGAAKENGLVICPNGDIHKCWETVSVDKYKIGNIADEKFNLRDAGKDWTSWSPFVEQECLDCRIMPNCMGMCTYRFLFKENYSGNSALTPCPSIKFDLENRLRLYLKKFHH
- a CDS encoding HD-GYP domain-containing protein — protein: MYKILEDGCHVVFDLDATDGEEGGEPGAVIPFDPTFVPYLPKLLNGESIEPIISDDQYGWLLTVYKPLKNSAGKTVAYVAADISMGEILIDQAKFFIKLLSMFFGLSIIIMSIVLELVHRGIVNPVNRMASGAIHFAYNLEQSRVSSVQELDSLNITTDDEIEYLYKALIKTCKDSVEFIERLEKAAERITRMQDEIIINFAEMVEARDTSTGNHIKKTAFYVEAIAKELQREGKFSEILDDAYIAKLKRSAPLHDIGKIAVSDLILNKPGKLTDEEFAIMKSHTTEGWHILEKIEENASDSMDDDYLKEATEMAHYHHEKWDGTGYPTGIKGNGIPLSARIMAVADVFDALVAERIYKKPFTYEKAMAIITEGAGKHFDPVVVEAFSHISEELYAQRTVLDDIVTHKHDDAAKG
- a CDS encoding patatin-like phospholipase family protein is translated as MKKLVISVCGGGALGIGPLKFMSLLEKDLGANLADVSEAFAGTSTGSIIASGLCEGMTAQTLFDLYKANLEKIFKKKSGTLPPIARSNYYRYDNSGLKKLLYENFPGKMDKFNKPIYIPTTYMNGESVEKVWDRTDTWMDRAYAILSSCSAPTYFDTLTLDGKVFCDGGMWANDPIMVLQSGLKNLCASKKKYRDLFADGIKILTFNTGMITPNKAPAKKNALGWLEYIMDDWIARTGNSNYFEACANIGEDNVYRVAPKVDKKYAMDDLTLVDKVAKIWEDEYKRVKKDVLKFVKSTM
- a CDS encoding FecR domain-containing protein; the encoded protein is MTLNKSLAVWVLLAVTLSMAAPQSAKVRSVLGDVSFKKKGQGDWASLRVGAKVQEKDLIQTDLESGVLISMPEGSTISIEENALVEFTQVMFIKDSQISEINIKKGLLRFNAQKQTGKKSQFKFRTGTMTASIRGTDGTVGMTEGGQSFGALNSGEMVMEENGQQVSVKAKQYVAFRKGKPPVVVEAKNAGDPDFAKKIAAAIDDPNKSDAEIQSQARELDAKIEKRNQEMKSKFECKFERVPEVVGADSIEIFATCTDGMQVAIGSERHTSDGKRMRFVPRWSRGALGAKKFDALCSVEHTTFECGSIAFNYRLDRTVKIMKSDINKCEALYTTSGYTDNEGKLSIYVRDSLVKELMLERDNPAAVLKLVPGTHKYKFVPENSPEFNGVIERELQCYPKTGVHVSVRGGAKEVIKKKVSQGASMYPELIFDVEKVLNNDPSQIRSVDVVVAGQKFETKYVPSETGIGYSATVQIPRGKMTTVKIKVNMRSGEVVLATKVYEFR
- the nadA gene encoding quinolinate synthase NadA, whose translation is MTADELFNRLNKIQPGAVLCHYTREKVEQMLPLINEINERKKDQDTVILAHSYCAPEIVLGVADYTGDSYKLSEDATKVPQKTILFSAVRFMGETAKILSPEKDVLIPGKLTGCSLADSITGKDVQALREKYPEHAFICYINTTADVKAACDVCVTSGNVMKIVEAYPNDKICFVPDKLMGQNIKNEMESRGVKKDIVLYNGSCYVHETYDAELIQFFRSQNPGLKVVSHPECNPSAAFYSDFVGSTGQMVKYIDGLPPKSKVLLLTECGLNARMHYEHPDMEFIGSCSMCKYMKSNSLENILETLRHPEQANRVELDEDTRVKAKKCIDAMFHYANL